One uncultured Tolumonas sp. DNA segment encodes these proteins:
- a CDS encoding substrate-binding domain-containing protein, translating to MATIKDVAKLAGVSIATVSRVVNNSSKTGDATKEAVMRAMEELNYLPDPNARALVSRVNDTIGCMVYDVADPFFGEMVKAIEIECRANHKHLLIGNGAHDLAQERETIELLISKRCEALIIHSKALSDEELISYAKKVPSMVFINRFLPDLPSRCIWLDNHYGSFSITQHLIELGHQHIACVASKYDIEDAIDRIQGYRDAMTKNGLNPHEFIVERAEPNQEGGEQAIQNILGRGQPFTAVVAYNDMMATGIMSVLLDNGFKVPEDISVVGFDDVIVARFCRPQLTTMRYPLSLMAVKATQMAMQLASGVTDETQENNSHVFRPVLIRRQSSASAPQETR from the coding sequence ATGGCAACGATTAAAGATGTCGCAAAACTAGCAGGTGTTTCAATAGCTACCGTATCAAGAGTAGTGAATAACTCTTCAAAAACTGGCGATGCGACAAAAGAAGCTGTAATGCGTGCAATGGAGGAATTGAATTACTTGCCAGACCCCAATGCCAGAGCCTTAGTTAGTCGCGTAAACGATACCATTGGCTGTATGGTTTATGATGTTGCAGACCCCTTTTTTGGCGAAATGGTTAAGGCTATCGAGATTGAATGTAGAGCAAATCACAAGCATCTATTAATCGGAAATGGCGCACATGACCTTGCTCAAGAGCGCGAAACCATTGAGTTATTAATCAGTAAACGGTGTGAAGCACTAATTATTCATAGTAAAGCGCTAAGTGATGAAGAACTGATTAGTTACGCGAAGAAAGTGCCTAGTATGGTATTTATCAACCGTTTTTTACCGGATCTGCCATCCCGTTGTATCTGGCTGGATAATCACTACGGTAGCTTTAGCATTACGCAACATCTCATTGAATTAGGGCATCAACACATTGCTTGTGTTGCATCCAAATATGATATTGAAGATGCTATAGATCGCATCCAAGGCTATCGGGATGCCATGACCAAAAATGGTCTGAATCCGCATGAATTTATAGTAGAACGCGCAGAGCCAAATCAGGAAGGCGGAGAGCAAGCTATACAAAATATTCTAGGCCGAGGACAACCCTTTACCGCAGTTGTGGCTTATAACGATATGATGGCAACCGGAATCATGTCCGTGTTGTTAGATAATGGGTTTAAGGTGCCGGAAGATATTTCTGTTGTTGGATTCGATGATGTGATCGTAGCCCGCTTCTGTCGCCCCCAACTCACCACTATGCGCTATCCCTTGTCATTGATGGCGGTAAAAGCAACACAAATGGCCATGCAACTAGCAAGTGGCGTAACAGACGAAACTCAAGAGAATAACTCGCACGTGTTCCGACCAGTACTGATTAGACGTCAATCTTCAGCTTCAGCACCACAAGAAACACGGTGA
- a CDS encoding MBL fold metallo-hydrolase, protein MAHSSDAATLSTIPSELSDQIVASSGSVFRNKRFHNHQTPQPMTMLGLLRLCGRYLFARPATPAPIRPLPISKLSTSQLLASSNDTLYRLGHSTLLLKLNGEFWLTDPVFAKRASPLQWIGPKRFHEPPLIPEQLPALKGIIISHNHYDHLDKQSIQLLASRCEHFYVPLGVGRQLQQWGVAADAITELDWWQSVQVGDTQLVATPARHFSGRGLLDTDRSLWCSWVIRSSQFSLFFSGDTGYFDGFKQIGAAYGPFDITCIETGAYDHSWPDVHMLPEQSLQAHLDLGGRYMLPIHNGTFDLALHDWFEPFERIMNLAAAQQVPLLMPQIGEPVQLLTPPGWYPWWRQQETELLNMITAMGAE, encoded by the coding sequence ATGGCTCATTCATCAGATGCAGCAACATTATCGACAATACCCAGTGAGCTTTCCGATCAAATAGTGGCATCGTCAGGCAGTGTATTCCGTAACAAGCGCTTTCATAACCATCAAACACCGCAACCGATGACCATGTTGGGGTTATTGCGTTTGTGTGGGCGTTATCTGTTTGCGCGCCCTGCTACGCCGGCGCCAATCCGACCGCTGCCGATCAGCAAATTGAGCACGTCGCAGTTGTTGGCTTCTTCAAACGATACGTTATACCGGCTGGGGCACTCCACTTTGTTACTGAAGCTCAACGGTGAGTTCTGGTTAACCGATCCGGTATTTGCGAAGCGGGCATCGCCATTACAATGGATCGGCCCGAAGCGTTTTCATGAGCCACCGCTGATCCCAGAACAATTACCGGCGCTGAAAGGCATTATCATCTCGCATAACCATTACGACCATCTGGATAAACAAAGCATCCAACTGCTGGCATCGCGTTGTGAACATTTTTATGTGCCGCTGGGCGTCGGTCGCCAATTACAGCAATGGGGTGTCGCGGCGGATGCGATTACTGAATTGGACTGGTGGCAGTCGGTGCAAGTTGGCGATACACAGTTAGTCGCGACACCGGCGCGGCATTTTTCCGGCCGTGGTCTGTTGGACACCGATCGCTCATTGTGGTGCTCATGGGTGATCCGATCATCACAATTCAGTCTGTTTTTTAGCGGTGATACTGGTTATTTCGACGGCTTTAAGCAAATAGGCGCGGCTTACGGGCCGTTTGATATCACCTGTATCGAAACCGGTGCTTATGATCACAGCTGGCCGGATGTGCATATGTTGCCGGAACAATCGCTGCAGGCGCATCTTGATTTAGGCGGGCGTTATATGTTGCCGATCCATAACGGTACGTTTGATTTGGCGTTACATGATTGGTTTGAGCCGTTTGAACGTATTATGAATTTAGCTGCCGCACAACAGGTGCCGTTGCTGATGCCACAAATTGGTGAGCCGGTGCAGTTACTGACGCCACCTGGTTGGTATCCTTGGTGGCGTCAGCAAGAGACCGAATTACTCAATATGATCACCGCAATGGGTGCGGAATAA
- the efeB gene encoding iron uptake transporter deferrochelatase/peroxidase subunit — MGCPFSALWQTVTGKSMKAPHPVTTNNSEELASPSRRSLLMGLGAAGSALALGGLTSRSALAVPKPAAILPDDAKLQKQPFYGQYQSGITTPQQAAMMLVAFDILATNKADLTRLFKLLTERCIFLMQGGQPVQVDNKLPPLDSGIMGTQIYPDNLTITISVGNALFDERFGLSGFKPKHLQQMTKFPNDSLDAKWCHGDLLLQICANSSETVLHALRDIIKHTPDLLSVRWRRDGFISAHAAATQGQETPINLLGFKDGTSNPDTHQPSLMNKILWVNGAHREPDWATHGSYQAIRLIRFRVEFWDRTPLQEQEAIFGRHRDTGAPLGKRNEHDDPDYGSDPEGKRIPLDSHIRLANPRTPETEKNLILRRGYSYSSGITGSGQLDMGLLFVCYQADLQAGFIAVQKKLNGEPLEEYIKPFGGGYFFTLPGVPAPGHYFAQSLLEAV; from the coding sequence ATGGGCTGTCCATTTAGCGCCTTATGGCAAACCGTCACCGGCAAAAGTATGAAAGCACCGCATCCGGTAACTACAAATAATAGCGAGGAACTCGCCTCGCCATCGCGTCGTTCACTACTGATGGGCTTAGGCGCTGCCGGCAGCGCACTCGCGCTCGGTGGTCTCACCAGCCGCTCTGCTCTGGCCGTACCGAAACCAGCCGCTATTTTGCCGGATGATGCAAAGTTACAGAAACAACCGTTTTATGGTCAGTATCAAAGCGGGATCACCACCCCCCAGCAAGCGGCGATGATGCTGGTTGCGTTTGATATTCTCGCAACCAACAAAGCAGATCTGACTCGGCTGTTTAAACTGTTGACCGAACGTTGTATCTTTCTGATGCAAGGCGGCCAACCGGTTCAGGTGGATAACAAATTACCACCCTTAGATTCCGGTATTATGGGGACACAAATTTATCCCGATAATCTGACCATCACCATTTCTGTTGGCAACGCCTTGTTCGATGAGCGATTTGGGCTATCAGGTTTCAAGCCAAAACATCTGCAGCAGATGACCAAATTCCCGAACGATTCGTTAGATGCCAAATGGTGTCATGGCGATTTGCTGCTGCAGATCTGCGCGAACAGCAGTGAAACTGTGCTACACGCACTGCGCGATATTATCAAACACACCCCGGATCTGCTGAGCGTACGCTGGCGCCGCGATGGTTTTATCTCGGCACATGCCGCGGCCACACAAGGTCAGGAAACACCGATCAACCTGCTCGGTTTCAAAGACGGCACCAGCAACCCAGATACCCATCAGCCATCACTGATGAATAAAATTCTCTGGGTCAACGGTGCCCATCGCGAACCCGACTGGGCCACACATGGCAGTTACCAAGCGATCCGCCTGATCCGCTTCCGCGTAGAATTTTGGGATCGCACCCCTTTGCAGGAACAGGAAGCCATTTTTGGCCGCCATCGTGACACAGGAGCACCGCTGGGCAAGCGCAATGAACATGATGACCCGGATTATGGTTCTGATCCGGAAGGAAAACGCATTCCACTGGATTCCCACATCCGTCTCGCCAACCCGCGCACACCAGAGACCGAAAAAAACCTGATCTTACGGCGCGGTTACAGCTATTCGTCGGGCATTACCGGCTCTGGTCAGTTGGATATGGGTCTGCTGTTTGTCTGTTATCAGGCCGATCTGCAAGCAGGTTTTATAGCTGTGCAAAAGAAGCTCAATGGCGAACCGCTGGAGGAGTACATCAAGCCGTTTGGTGGTGGTTATTTTTTCACGCTACCCGGTGTACCGGCACCCGGCCATTACTTTGCGCAATCCTTATTAGAGGCGGTGTAA
- the efeO gene encoding iron uptake system protein EfeO produces MLFRIPPSLLVLLFGAALLPGATFAADLTKVNVSVNDKQCDPMTLTVPAGKTQFTIKNNSMRALEWEILKGVLVVEERENIAPGFIQKMTVDLQPGEYDVACGLLTNPRGKLIVTGGENAVPVKATANDLIGPLAEYKFYVMMEVAEFAQKTAEFTDAVKKGDIEKAKALYVPARQHYERIEPIAELFSDLDAAIDAREDDYEQGTNDPKFTGYHRLEKALWMDNSTQNMTPYADKLAQDAMELKKRISALAFPPSKVVGGAAALIEEVAATKISGEEERYSRTDLWDFQANIDGAQKIVDLLRPLLEKVDAPLLTQIDGNLKTVTTILAKYHTEQGFTSYQQLTDNDRKALKGPITALAEDLAKLRGTLGLN; encoded by the coding sequence ATGTTGTTCCGCATTCCCCCTTCGTTACTTGTGCTGTTATTTGGCGCAGCACTGCTGCCTGGTGCCACTTTCGCGGCTGATCTGACAAAAGTTAACGTCAGTGTTAACGATAAACAGTGCGACCCGATGACGTTAACTGTGCCAGCGGGAAAAACACAATTCACCATTAAAAATAACAGCATGCGCGCGCTGGAATGGGAAATCCTTAAGGGTGTATTAGTCGTTGAAGAACGTGAAAATATCGCGCCCGGCTTCATACAAAAAATGACGGTTGATCTGCAACCCGGTGAATATGATGTCGCTTGTGGTTTGCTCACCAACCCTCGCGGGAAGCTAATTGTCACGGGCGGTGAGAATGCCGTTCCGGTCAAAGCCACTGCCAATGACCTGATTGGCCCTCTCGCGGAATATAAATTTTACGTGATGATGGAAGTGGCTGAGTTTGCCCAGAAAACCGCTGAATTTACCGATGCTGTGAAAAAAGGGGACATTGAAAAAGCCAAAGCCTTGTACGTGCCAGCACGCCAACATTATGAGCGTATTGAACCGATTGCCGAGCTATTTTCCGATCTCGACGCCGCGATCGACGCTCGCGAAGATGACTACGAGCAAGGCACAAACGACCCGAAATTTACCGGCTATCATCGTTTGGAAAAAGCCTTGTGGATGGATAACAGCACACAAAACATGACGCCGTATGCCGACAAGCTGGCACAAGACGCCATGGAGCTGAAAAAACGTATTTCTGCCCTTGCCTTCCCGCCAAGCAAAGTGGTTGGTGGCGCCGCAGCGCTGATTGAAGAAGTCGCGGCCACCAAAATCAGTGGCGAAGAGGAGCGTTACAGCCGTACCGACTTGTGGGATTTTCAGGCCAATATCGACGGTGCGCAAAAAATTGTTGATCTACTGCGCCCGTTACTGGAAAAAGTCGATGCCCCGCTGCTCACCCAAATTGATGGCAACCTGAAAACAGTCACCACTATTTTAGCGAAATACCACACCGAACAGGGCTTTACCTCTTACCAACAACTGACTGATAACGATCGCAAGGCGCTGAAAGGCCCGATCACCGCATTGGCGGAAGATCTGGCGAAGCTGCGCGGCACATTGGGGTTAAATTAA
- the efeO gene encoding iron uptake system protein EfeO has product MHQLPTQLNNRLTGSYSMRFKQTALVAALFASAVATPTIAKTAATDLIGPLAEYKMYVMDEVKQYVATTKAFTDAVKKGDIATAKKLYAPARQHYERIEPVAELFSDLDASMDAREDDYEQGAKDPAFTGFHRLEKALWADNSTQGVEKYADQLHKDTQELEKRLNNLAFPPSKVVGGAAALIEEVAATKISGEEDRYSRTDLWDFQANVDGAQKIVDLLRPLIEKEDPALLSKVDDNLKKVHATLAKYRTTGGFESYEKLTNADRNALKGPITTLAEDLAKLRGVLGLN; this is encoded by the coding sequence CTGCATCAGCTGCCAACCCAGCTCAATAATCGCCTCACAGGGAGTTATTCAATGAGATTTAAACAGACCGCATTGGTTGCCGCACTTTTTGCCTCCGCCGTGGCGACACCGACTATCGCAAAGACAGCAGCAACCGATTTAATTGGCCCGCTGGCTGAATACAAGATGTATGTGATGGACGAAGTAAAACAATATGTTGCTACCACCAAGGCGTTCACTGATGCAGTGAAAAAAGGCGATATCGCCACCGCCAAAAAACTGTATGCCCCAGCACGCCAACACTATGAACGTATTGAACCGGTCGCTGAGCTGTTCTCTGATCTCGATGCTTCAATGGATGCCCGTGAGGATGATTATGAACAGGGAGCTAAAGATCCGGCGTTCACCGGTTTCCATCGATTGGAAAAAGCGTTGTGGGCGGATAACAGCACCCAAGGCGTTGAAAAATATGCCGATCAATTACACAAAGACACGCAGGAACTGGAAAAACGTCTGAACAACTTAGCGTTTCCACCCAGCAAAGTCGTGGGTGGCGCGGCGGCATTAATTGAAGAAGTTGCCGCCACCAAAATCAGTGGCGAAGAAGATCGTTACAGCCGTACCGACCTGTGGGATTTCCAAGCTAACGTTGATGGTGCGCAGAAAATTGTCGACCTGCTGCGCCCGCTAATTGAAAAAGAAGATCCTGCGCTGCTGAGCAAAGTTGATGACAACCTGAAAAAAGTACACGCCACGTTAGCCAAATACCGCACCACCGGTGGTTTCGAGTCGTATGAAAAACTGACCAACGCGGATCGTAATGCACTGAAAGGGCCAATCACCACGTTGGCAGAAGATCTGGCGAAATTGCGTGGTGTGTTAGGGCTGAACTAA
- the efeU gene encoding iron uptake transporter permease EfeU, whose amino-acid sequence MFFVPFLIMFREGLEAALIVSLIASYLKRTNRSQWMRSVWAGVIIACLLCLGLGWFINETTGEFPQKEQELLEGLVAAIAVVVLTWMVFWMRKASHSIKDQLHNAVDSALNSGTSQGWALVLMVFFAVAREGLESVFFLLAAFQQDVGAQAPIGAISGLLAAVIAGIAIYWGGIKLPLQQFFRWTALFILFVAAGLAAGTVRALHEAGVWNHFQSIAFDLSHVLSTHTFLGTLLESLFGYQETPSVSEVGAYLLYLIPVLCLFFTKPKPSTLSASAANPAQ is encoded by the coding sequence ATGTTTTTCGTCCCATTCCTGATCATGTTCCGTGAAGGGCTTGAAGCGGCGTTGATCGTCAGCTTGATTGCCAGTTATCTGAAACGCACCAACCGTAGCCAGTGGATGCGTTCTGTTTGGGCCGGCGTCATTATTGCTTGCTTGCTCTGTCTGGGCTTAGGCTGGTTTATCAATGAAACCACGGGTGAGTTTCCGCAAAAAGAGCAGGAATTACTTGAAGGTCTTGTGGCTGCAATAGCAGTCGTGGTGTTAACGTGGATGGTGTTCTGGATGCGCAAAGCGTCTCATTCCATCAAAGATCAACTGCATAACGCTGTCGATAGCGCACTGAATTCTGGTACAAGCCAAGGTTGGGCATTAGTGCTGATGGTGTTTTTTGCCGTCGCTCGCGAAGGCTTGGAATCGGTCTTTTTCCTGCTAGCCGCCTTTCAACAAGATGTCGGTGCTCAGGCGCCTATCGGTGCGATAAGCGGACTGCTTGCTGCTGTGATTGCCGGTATTGCGATTTACTGGGGTGGAATCAAACTGCCACTGCAACAATTCTTCCGCTGGACCGCCCTGTTTATTCTGTTTGTCGCCGCCGGTCTGGCCGCAGGCACAGTGCGCGCATTACATGAAGCCGGGGTATGGAATCACTTCCAGAGCATCGCGTTTGATTTAAGTCATGTCTTATCCACGCACACCTTTCTCGGCACTTTACTGGAAAGCCTGTTTGGTTATCAGGAAACACCTTCCGTCAGTGAAGTGGGCGCTTACCTGCTCTATTTGATCCCGGTGCTGTGTTTGTTTTTTACCAAACCCAAACCATCCACTCTATCTGCATCAGCTGCCAACCCAGCTCAATAA
- a CDS encoding pyrimidine/purine nucleoside phosphorylase — protein MLQVNEYFSGNVKSIGFDNADQRATVGVMAPGEYEFGTGAPELMVVIRGALTVLLPGETEWQTFADGQQFNVLGNSKFQLKVAVDTAYLCEFK, from the coding sequence ATGTTGCAAGTTAATGAATATTTTTCCGGTAACGTAAAATCAATCGGTTTTGATAACGCTGACCAGCGCGCAACTGTCGGTGTTATGGCACCGGGCGAATATGAATTTGGTACTGGAGCACCAGAACTGATGGTGGTGATCCGTGGTGCCCTGACCGTGCTGCTGCCAGGTGAAACTGAATGGCAAACTTTTGCTGATGGTCAGCAGTTCAACGTACTAGGCAACAGCAAATTCCAGCTGAAAGTCGCGGTAGACACGGCTTACCTGTGCGAATTTAAATAA
- a CDS encoding LysE family transporter, which translates to MEFWHGFITLTVIHLLAAASPGPDFALVSRQALLQGRRAGLWVSLGIALGLGIHIAYSAAGLATLIAHSTMWMSAIKLIGGSYLLYLGYQGIRAKAQSGVITNEPAVIMDVAAHRLVGKGFLCNALNPKAPIYFLSLFTIVLSPNLPASTLVVYGVWIMLLQLFWFSLITLFFSQPTIRRRFLAISHWIDRVFGVAMVGLGLKVLLSKN; encoded by the coding sequence ATGGAATTCTGGCACGGTTTTATTACGTTAACGGTAATTCATCTCCTGGCTGCTGCATCTCCCGGCCCTGATTTCGCGTTGGTTTCACGCCAAGCTTTATTACAAGGGCGTCGAGCAGGTTTATGGGTAAGCCTCGGTATTGCTCTGGGCTTAGGTATTCATATAGCTTACTCTGCCGCTGGTTTAGCCACGCTGATTGCTCATTCCACCATGTGGATGAGTGCAATTAAATTGATTGGCGGCAGCTACCTGCTTTACCTAGGTTATCAAGGCATTCGCGCTAAAGCTCAATCTGGTGTTATCACCAATGAGCCGGCTGTTATCATGGATGTTGCCGCGCATCGCCTAGTCGGTAAAGGTTTTCTGTGTAATGCCCTAAACCCTAAAGCGCCAATCTATTTTCTGTCATTATTCACGATTGTACTTTCTCCGAATCTGCCAGCCAGCACCTTAGTTGTCTATGGTGTTTGGATCATGCTGCTGCAGCTATTCTGGTTTAGCCTCATCACGCTGTTTTTCAGCCAACCCACCATCCGTCGCCGCTTTCTCGCTATCAGCCACTGGATCGACCGCGTCTTTGGTGTTGCCATGGTTGGATTGGGGTTGAAGGTATTGTTGAGTAAGAATTGA
- a CDS encoding PilZ domain-containing protein — translation MAAQNPALALQPHQLKMVDVFRYEYGSPTLDEKLAQYAPDESLSSRFLVKMEIARLAKPCNRIIDLRDLQSDWKPFEYNGIKHYINDTTAQDFIDTVKSYKGYTLGAYELIIKRAREKKRESITNPNSISVPEVNYTSLTHFYQRKEQRLYFVSPIEVYIDDPRDMPLSQQKKVAITGSTTDISPLGMCIKLSGIQVPKDTKLIYIRFIGFEKDFSFSSPAFVVYDILSVMSKQTNFYYKIKMTANQTEEIVHEFHNHLKKFIFTQLRRHRVPIENTQEAVIVKGYEQFIVGKLNNLPIFMQYEHGKWVPNSLYLTGYNEFLLQRLTDENHTSMLTDFICQPAIQNFLLPGERFIHYYLFAPVSSPDGFANFMCMSLADCINDPDARAIAQLAYLKSKGNLMLYRLDGMTIHPDEQCHIPSSLPDSSGEAFQLINQTPVERARLLASGYQRMICISDESDLLAKLDLFTEPANENIHKNKIFQFIPKKSGIKSELHIVKSEVDDKRQEDRFLYKMPIFFFTPKKPKEKFSAFTIDISTKGLKIESEKPMNFFAGDLLSITFPHLEGENNEQINRQPYIVIGAKGNIVHLSVHGNIQTHEARKCIKKLIQHNLNSLTATGCRDVIYGLPRVVRNLFAFNHPYPVFLVKRHDKNRYISDIALSDNTVMPELSINEDENNAILKIVLKHENLIQMLNDAWGKLKEQQDIFYFNFLVTVKEKTNQTGHYIIIKNADDLMKNGQMKAAIQQSSIMGETRLLRVMLTPKGKVFNKYFRDELAYLTRYAPNRAKLTLDQINHVDAVGHILDITEAVNNLY, via the coding sequence ATGGCCGCACAAAATCCAGCGTTAGCGTTGCAACCACACCAATTAAAAATGGTTGATGTTTTCCGTTATGAATACGGCAGCCCAACGCTGGATGAAAAGCTCGCGCAATATGCACCGGATGAATCACTTTCCAGCCGTTTTTTAGTCAAGATGGAAATTGCGCGACTAGCCAAACCCTGTAACCGGATCATTGATCTGCGAGACTTACAGTCTGACTGGAAACCCTTCGAATATAATGGAATTAAACATTATATTAATGACACCACTGCACAAGATTTTATTGATACCGTTAAAAGTTATAAAGGTTATACCCTTGGTGCTTATGAGCTTATTATCAAAAGAGCACGCGAAAAAAAACGAGAGTCTATAACCAACCCTAACTCTATCAGCGTTCCTGAAGTCAATTACACGTCGTTAACCCATTTTTATCAACGTAAAGAACAACGCCTCTATTTTGTATCTCCAATTGAGGTTTACATTGATGATCCAAGAGATATGCCGCTCTCTCAACAAAAAAAAGTAGCGATTACGGGCTCGACAACAGATATATCCCCTTTAGGTATGTGTATTAAGCTATCGGGCATACAGGTACCTAAAGATACCAAATTAATATATATACGCTTTATCGGATTTGAAAAAGACTTTTCATTCTCATCGCCCGCTTTTGTGGTTTATGACATTTTATCGGTCATGTCAAAACAGACTAATTTTTATTACAAAATAAAAATGACGGCCAACCAGACGGAAGAGATTGTTCATGAATTTCATAATCATCTAAAAAAATTTATCTTTACTCAATTACGCAGACACCGCGTACCTATAGAAAATACGCAAGAAGCAGTGATTGTTAAAGGATATGAACAATTTATCGTTGGTAAACTTAATAATCTACCAATTTTCATGCAATATGAGCATGGTAAATGGGTACCAAACTCATTATATTTAACTGGATATAATGAATTTCTTTTACAACGGTTAACAGATGAAAATCATACTTCAATGTTAACTGATTTTATCTGTCAGCCTGCAATACAAAATTTTTTATTACCGGGTGAGCGATTTATTCATTACTATTTATTTGCCCCAGTATCCAGCCCTGATGGTTTTGCCAATTTTATGTGTATGTCACTAGCGGATTGTATTAATGATCCCGATGCCCGCGCTATTGCACAATTAGCTTATTTAAAAAGTAAAGGTAACTTAATGTTATATCGTTTAGACGGTATGACAATTCATCCGGATGAGCAGTGTCATATCCCCAGCTCATTACCTGATAGCTCCGGCGAAGCGTTCCAGTTGATTAATCAAACGCCTGTCGAGCGGGCAAGATTATTAGCATCTGGATACCAACGCATGATCTGTATTAGTGATGAATCAGATTTGCTGGCAAAATTAGACTTATTTACTGAGCCAGCAAATGAAAACATCCATAAAAATAAAATATTTCAATTCATTCCTAAAAAATCAGGCATTAAGAGTGAATTGCACATTGTAAAAAGTGAAGTAGATGACAAACGCCAAGAAGATCGGTTTTTGTACAAAATGCCTATCTTTTTTTTCACTCCGAAAAAACCAAAAGAAAAGTTTTCGGCCTTCACTATTGATATTTCAACCAAGGGCTTAAAAATTGAGTCTGAAAAACCAATGAACTTTTTCGCCGGTGATTTATTATCCATTACTTTCCCCCATTTAGAAGGTGAGAATAATGAACAGATTAATCGCCAACCCTATATTGTCATCGGCGCCAAGGGAAATATCGTCCATCTATCAGTTCATGGCAATATACAAACACATGAAGCCAGAAAGTGCATCAAAAAACTCATCCAGCACAATCTCAACTCATTAACGGCAACGGGTTGTCGAGATGTGATTTATGGTTTACCACGAGTGGTCAGGAATTTATTCGCTTTTAACCATCCATACCCGGTATTCCTTGTAAAAAGACATGACAAAAATCGCTATATCAGTGATATCGCCTTATCTGACAACACTGTCATGCCAGAGCTAAGTATTAATGAAGATGAAAATAATGCCATTTTAAAAATTGTCTTAAAACATGAAAATCTCATTCAAATGCTTAATGATGCCTGGGGTAAACTTAAAGAGCAACAAGACATATTTTATTTCAATTTCTTAGTTACTGTTAAAGAAAAAACCAACCAGACAGGCCACTACATTATTATAAAAAACGCCGATGATTTGATGAAAAATGGACAAATGAAAGCGGCTATTCAGCAATCATCCATAATGGGTGAAACCAGATTACTCCGCGTCATGTTGACACCAAAAGGTAAGGTGTTTAATAAATATTTCCGGGATGAACTTGCTTATTTGACTCGTTATGCCCCCAATCGAGCCAAATTAACATTAGATCAAATTAATCATGTTGATGCGGTTGGACATATTCTCGATATAACTGAAGCCGTCAATAACTTATACTAA